A genomic segment from Alistipes senegalensis JC50 encodes:
- a CDS encoding phosphatidate cytidylyltransferase: MSEKMKNLRVRTLSGAVLAAVVLGAVIWSQWSFGLLLMALLVVGMSEFYTLAEKQGSHPQRIVGLVAGAVLFALNFAFVSDDIEILGSARQAFACGLAFLLLSLPAMFICELYRRQGNPAADIGTTLMGVVYVALPFSVMCYIPMIGSDVWNPWVMLFYIFIIWCNDVFAYLVGMSVGRHRLFERLSPKKSWEGFFGGVAGAVVMGLVAARVLDGGYVAWAGLALVAAVSGVLGDLVESMFKRAADVKDSGALIPGHGGVLDRFDAMLLSAPFVFVYMLFVM, translated from the coding sequence ATGAGTGAAAAAATGAAGAACCTCCGGGTGCGCACGCTGAGCGGGGCAGTCCTCGCGGCGGTGGTGCTCGGGGCCGTAATCTGGTCGCAGTGGAGCTTCGGCCTGCTGCTGATGGCGTTGCTCGTGGTCGGCATGTCGGAGTTCTACACGCTGGCCGAGAAGCAGGGCAGCCATCCCCAGCGGATCGTGGGACTGGTGGCCGGGGCGGTGTTGTTCGCCCTCAATTTCGCCTTTGTCTCGGACGACATCGAGATACTCGGAAGCGCCCGGCAGGCTTTTGCCTGCGGACTGGCTTTCCTGCTGCTGTCGCTGCCCGCCATGTTCATCTGCGAACTCTACCGCCGGCAGGGGAATCCCGCCGCCGATATCGGCACGACCCTGATGGGCGTGGTCTACGTGGCCCTGCCGTTTTCGGTGATGTGCTATATCCCGATGATCGGCAGCGATGTCTGGAACCCTTGGGTGATGCTTTTCTACATCTTCATCATCTGGTGCAACGACGTTTTCGCCTATCTGGTGGGCATGTCGGTCGGCCGTCACCGGTTGTTCGAACGCCTCTCGCCCAAAAAGTCGTGGGAGGGATTCTTCGGCGGCGTCGCCGGGGCCGTCGTCATGGGACTGGTCGCAGCCCGGGTGCTGGACGGCGGCTACGTGGCGTGGGCCGGGCTGGCGCTGGTCGCGGCAGTTTCGGGCGTGCTGGGCGACCTGGTGGAGTCGATGTTCAAGCGCGCCGCGGACGTGAAGGATTCCGGGGCGCTGATCCCCGGCCACGGCGGAGTGCTGGACCGTTTCGACGCCATGCTGCTGTCGGCGCCGTTCGTCTTCGTCTATATGCTTTTTGTGATGTAA
- a CDS encoding phosphatidylserine decarboxylase family protein translates to MRINKEGYKIIGVSGVICLLLWWLFYHLLVHDANISLLWFSAVVLLLFWFFIVAFFREPRRVRIHDADLVFAPCDGRVVVTEVVSENEYLKEEMLQISIFMSITNVHMNWVPVGGEVEYFKYHPGRFLVAWHPKSSTENERTTTVVRMPSGQKVLFRQIAGLIARRIISYMTVGHQVEQNSVCGFIKFGSRVDVLVPKDSELLVEIGDPTVGSQTPIARLRKNIENA, encoded by the coding sequence ATGAGAATCAATAAGGAAGGATATAAGATCATCGGCGTTTCGGGAGTTATCTGCCTGCTCCTGTGGTGGCTGTTCTATCATCTGCTGGTCCACGACGCGAACATCTCGCTGCTGTGGTTCAGCGCCGTCGTGCTGTTGCTGTTCTGGTTCTTCATCGTGGCGTTCTTCCGCGAGCCCCGCCGGGTGCGCATCCACGATGCCGACCTGGTCTTCGCCCCCTGCGACGGCCGCGTGGTCGTGACGGAGGTCGTGTCGGAGAACGAATACCTCAAAGAGGAGATGTTGCAGATCTCGATCTTCATGTCCATCACCAACGTCCACATGAACTGGGTTCCCGTGGGCGGCGAGGTGGAGTATTTCAAATACCATCCGGGGCGTTTCCTGGTGGCGTGGCACCCCAAGTCCTCGACCGAGAACGAACGCACGACCACCGTGGTGCGGATGCCCTCGGGCCAAAAGGTGCTCTTCCGCCAGATCGCGGGGCTGATCGCCCGGCGCATCATCTCGTACATGACCGTCGGCCATCAGGTCGAGCAAAACAGCGTCTGCGGATTCATCAAATTCGGGTCGCGCGTCGATGTGCTCGTGCCGAAGGACAGCGAACTGCTGGTGGAGATCGGCGATCCCACCGTGGGGTCGCAGACCCCGATCGCCCGGCTGCGCAAGAACATAGAAAACGCATAG
- the ftsH gene encoding ATP-dependent zinc metalloprotease FtsH, which yields MTQKRKNNNKMNMNMPRPSMLWIYGLIGAFIIGWYVFGDVNDTPLPSDWTTVREMVEKGDVEKIQVVNRDQAQVFLKKDAAEKYRSDSTDKRFRRLPDTGVQLIFTIGSVDSFREDLKAAEETSGQTVPVIYENKANDWTSILINLLPWVVIIGAWFFVMRSMSRGAGAGGGGGIMNVGKAKAQVFDKDNAKRVTFKDVAGLEEAKVEIMEIVDFLKKADKYKELGAKIPKGALLVGPPGTGKTLLAKAVAGEANVPFLSISGSDFVEMFVGVGASRVRDLFEQAKQKAPCIVFIDEIDAIGRARGKNAGFSGNDERENTLNQLLTEMDGFQTNTGVIVLAATNRADILDKALMRAGRFDRQIEVGLPDVKEREEIFNVHLRPLKLDPQLDRSFLARQTPGFSGADIANVCNEAALIAARHNKKFISKEDFLAAIDRIVGGLERKNKIITDEEKRVIAFHEAGHATVSWILENASPLIKVTIIPRGKALGAAWYLPEERQITTREQMMDELAATLGGRVSEQLTFGQVSTGALNDLERVTKQAYAMVAYYGMSENVGTLSYYDSTGQSDMAFTKPYSEQTAQQIDTEAKRVIEQAYKMAEQVLREHADGLKELAELLLSREVVFTEDVERIFGKRKKDIERERKEAEAKAKAGGGTPAGEEPGAGTQAAAVAGPEAGPDKPEAAPAAPSVAAPEAE from the coding sequence ATGACACAGAAACGCAAGAACAACAATAAAATGAATATGAACATGCCGCGGCCCTCGATGCTGTGGATCTACGGCCTGATCGGCGCGTTCATCATCGGCTGGTACGTCTTCGGCGATGTCAACGACACGCCCCTGCCCAGCGACTGGACCACCGTCCGGGAGATGGTCGAGAAGGGCGACGTGGAGAAGATTCAGGTCGTCAACCGCGACCAGGCGCAGGTGTTCCTGAAAAAGGACGCCGCCGAAAAATACCGCAGCGACTCGACGGACAAACGATTCCGCCGCCTGCCCGATACGGGCGTGCAGCTGATCTTCACCATCGGGTCGGTCGATTCGTTTCGCGAGGATCTGAAGGCCGCCGAGGAGACCTCGGGGCAGACGGTCCCGGTGATCTATGAGAACAAGGCCAACGACTGGACCAGCATTTTGATCAACCTGCTGCCGTGGGTGGTCATCATCGGGGCGTGGTTCTTCGTCATGCGCTCCATGTCGCGCGGCGCCGGCGCCGGAGGCGGCGGGGGCATTATGAACGTGGGCAAGGCCAAGGCGCAGGTCTTCGACAAGGACAATGCCAAGCGCGTGACATTCAAGGACGTGGCGGGTCTGGAAGAGGCCAAGGTCGAGATCATGGAGATCGTGGACTTCCTCAAAAAGGCCGACAAATACAAGGAGCTGGGCGCCAAGATTCCGAAGGGCGCGCTGCTGGTAGGCCCTCCGGGAACCGGCAAGACCCTGCTGGCCAAGGCCGTCGCGGGCGAGGCCAACGTGCCGTTCCTCTCGATTTCGGGTTCGGATTTCGTGGAGATGTTCGTCGGCGTGGGCGCCTCGCGTGTCCGCGACCTCTTCGAGCAGGCCAAGCAGAAGGCCCCGTGCATCGTCTTCATCGACGAGATCGACGCCATCGGCCGGGCCCGCGGCAAGAACGCCGGATTCTCGGGCAACGACGAGCGTGAAAATACGCTGAACCAGCTGCTGACGGAGATGGACGGTTTCCAGACCAATACGGGGGTGATCGTCCTCGCGGCCACGAACCGCGCCGACATCCTCGACAAGGCGCTGATGCGCGCCGGGCGTTTCGACCGTCAGATCGAAGTGGGGCTGCCCGACGTGAAGGAGCGCGAGGAGATTTTCAACGTTCACCTGCGTCCGCTGAAGCTCGATCCGCAGCTCGACCGTTCGTTCCTGGCGCGTCAGACGCCGGGTTTCTCGGGCGCCGACATCGCCAACGTCTGCAACGAGGCTGCGCTGATCGCCGCCCGCCACAACAAGAAATTCATCTCGAAAGAGGATTTCCTCGCCGCCATCGACCGGATCGTGGGCGGTCTGGAGCGCAAGAACAAGATCATCACCGACGAGGAGAAGCGCGTGATCGCCTTCCACGAGGCCGGACACGCCACGGTGAGCTGGATTCTCGAAAACGCCAGCCCGCTGATCAAGGTGACGATCATCCCGCGCGGCAAGGCGCTGGGCGCCGCCTGGTATCTGCCCGAGGAGCGCCAGATCACCACGCGCGAGCAGATGATGGACGAACTGGCCGCCACGCTTGGCGGCCGCGTGTCGGAGCAGCTGACCTTCGGGCAGGTTTCGACGGGCGCCCTGAACGATCTGGAGCGCGTCACCAAGCAGGCTTACGCTATGGTGGCCTATTACGGCATGAGCGAGAACGTCGGCACGCTCTCCTATTACGATTCCACGGGCCAGAGCGACATGGCTTTCACCAAGCCTTATTCGGAGCAGACGGCCCAGCAGATCGACACCGAGGCCAAACGGGTGATCGAGCAAGCCTATAAGATGGCCGAGCAGGTGTTGCGCGAGCACGCCGACGGCCTGAAAGAGCTGGCCGAGCTGCTGCTCTCCCGCGAGGTGGTCTTCACCGAGGATGTCGAGCGCATCTTCGGCAAGCGCAAGAAGGACATCGAGCGCGAGCGCAAGGAGGCCGAGGCGAAAGCCAAGGCCGGGGGCGGCACTCCCGCCGGGGAGGAACCCGGGGCCGGGACGCAGGCTGCCGCGGTCGCCGGCCCTGAGGCTGGGCCCGACAAACCCGAAGCGGCTCCCGCAGCCCCGTCCGTCGCCGCACCCGAAGCCGAATAA
- the rsfS gene encoding ribosome silencing factor → MDKLIETIVSAIEDKKGKNIVSLDLSGFDGAICSHFIVCNADSTTQVCAIADGIEERVLEKLGEKVWRVEGQQNGVWVAMDYVDVVVHIFQTELRGFYKLEELWADAPMVKYEYEE, encoded by the coding sequence ATGGATAAACTGATCGAAACGATCGTCAGCGCGATTGAAGATAAAAAAGGTAAGAATATTGTATCGTTGGACCTCTCGGGATTCGACGGGGCGATCTGTTCGCATTTCATCGTCTGCAACGCGGACTCCACGACGCAGGTGTGCGCCATCGCCGACGGAATCGAGGAACGGGTGCTCGAGAAGCTGGGCGAGAAGGTCTGGCGCGTCGAAGGCCAGCAGAACGGCGTATGGGTCGCCATGGACTATGTGGATGTCGTGGTCCACATTTTCCAGACCGAACTGCGCGGTTTCTACAAGCTCGAGGAGCTGTGGGCCGACGCGCCGATGGTGAAGTACGAATACGAAGAGTAG
- a CDS encoding AI-2E family transporter yields MKATPQTFLRFIAGAAIAAVVLFLVWYFSSIVVYILVSAVLAVMGRPLVKRLAGVHFRGWQVPRWLAALATLAVIWVVVATLCSLFVPLVFNKINQFAHVDFAAVVGRIGEPIARMQHDLQVLFSLPESTFSLSDELTSALKQVIDINSLNTIFSSIINVVLSSVIAVFSISFITFFFLKEEGLFYAMVTAVFPEHYHDNITRALDSVTVLLARYFTGILSESLLLTVAVSLVMMAFGMKAADAAFIGLIMGVMNVVPYAGPLIGGIVSVFVGIVSPIEGMGVGHTVFIIVGSLLIIKGMDDFILQPALYSARVKAHPLEIFLVILIAGSLAGILGMLLAIPSYTVIRVFAKEFFSQFRLVRKLTEKI; encoded by the coding sequence ATGAAGGCGACGCCCCAGACCTTCCTGCGGTTCATCGCGGGCGCGGCAATCGCCGCGGTCGTGCTCTTTCTGGTCTGGTATTTCTCGTCGATCGTCGTCTACATCCTCGTTTCGGCCGTGCTGGCCGTCATGGGGCGTCCGTTGGTCAAACGCCTTGCGGGCGTGCATTTCAGAGGGTGGCAGGTGCCGCGCTGGCTGGCTGCGCTGGCGACCCTCGCGGTGATCTGGGTGGTGGTGGCCACGTTGTGCTCGCTGTTCGTGCCGCTGGTCTTCAACAAGATCAACCAGTTCGCCCATGTCGATTTCGCCGCGGTCGTGGGGAGGATCGGCGAACCCATCGCCCGGATGCAGCACGATTTGCAGGTGCTCTTTTCGCTGCCCGAAAGCACCTTCTCGCTCTCGGACGAACTGACCTCGGCCCTCAAACAGGTCATCGACATCAATTCGCTCAATACGATCTTCTCGTCGATCATCAACGTGGTCCTGTCGTCGGTGATCGCCGTCTTCTCCATTTCGTTCATCACCTTCTTCTTCCTCAAGGAGGAGGGGCTCTTCTATGCGATGGTCACGGCGGTCTTCCCGGAACACTACCACGACAACATCACCCGGGCGCTGGATTCGGTGACGGTGCTGTTGGCGCGTTATTTCACGGGCATCCTTTCGGAGAGCCTGTTGCTGACGGTCGCCGTGTCGCTGGTGATGATGGCTTTCGGGATGAAGGCCGCCGACGCTGCGTTCATCGGCCTCATCATGGGGGTGATGAACGTCGTTCCCTATGCCGGGCCGTTGATCGGCGGCATCGTCTCGGTCTTCGTGGGCATCGTTTCGCCGATCGAGGGGATGGGCGTGGGACATACGGTCTTCATCATTGTCGGGTCACTGCTGATTATTAAGGGGATGGACGATTTCATCCTCCAGCCGGCGCTTTATTCGGCGCGGGTGAAGGCTCATCCGCTGGAGATTTTCCTTGTGATCCTCATCGCCGGGTCGCTGGCGGGGATTCTGGGCATGCTGCTGGCCATCCCGTCCTACACGGTGATCCGCGTCTTTGCCAAGGAGTTCTTCTCGCAGTTCCGGCTGGTGCGCAAACTGACTGAAAAAATCTGA